The following are encoded in a window of Polynucleobacter sp. AP-Kolm-20A-A1 genomic DNA:
- a CDS encoding GspH/FimT family pseudopilin gives MNKHYQHVSTPESGFSLLELMAVVLMIAIMAVITMPLLQEQVAVREIDSIARRFIAHAHFARQLALYRGELVTLSPLADHGWEGGWAIQSGCVSRKPPLQCSAKQWLSHGHIHPVYFKLGGKQFIDPHSGKRGILFNAAGAAKTAQGGFVANRLILGHSSHNSLERHLILGSGGRWRICDPARDAKRCH, from the coding sequence TTGAATAAACATTATCAGCATGTCTCTACTCCAGAATCTGGATTTAGCCTGCTTGAACTCATGGCGGTGGTGTTGATGATTGCCATAATGGCTGTGATCACTATGCCACTGTTGCAAGAGCAAGTAGCCGTTCGAGAAATCGATTCCATAGCGAGGCGCTTTATTGCGCATGCGCATTTTGCGCGTCAACTCGCTTTGTATCGAGGTGAGTTAGTAACGCTATCCCCACTGGCAGATCATGGTTGGGAAGGGGGTTGGGCGATTCAGAGTGGATGCGTTTCCAGAAAGCCTCCACTCCAATGCTCGGCAAAACAATGGTTGTCTCATGGTCATATTCATCCTGTTTATTTCAAGCTTGGCGGCAAGCAATTTATTGATCCCCACTCTGGCAAAAGAGGCATTCTATTTAATGCAGCAGGCGCAGCAAAAACGGCTCAGGGCGGTTTTGTGGCCAATCGCCTCATCTTGGGCCATTCGAGCCATAACAGCCTGGAGAGACACCTGATTTTGGGTAGTGGTGGGCGTTGGCGTATCTGTGACCCGGCGCGGGATGCAAAGCGCTGTCATTGA
- the ribD gene encoding bifunctional diaminohydroxyphosphoribosylaminopyrimidine deaminase/5-amino-6-(5-phosphoribosylamino)uracil reductase RibD, giving the protein MYSAVDHQFMSEALAEAQKALYLSNPNPRVGCVIVKDGKIIGRGFTQQVGGPHAEIQALADAKSQGIDPAGATIYVTLEPCSHTGRTPPCVDALVAAKPAKVIAAMLDPNPLVSGTGLERLQAAGIEVQCGLMESEAQTLNRGFISRMTRGLPWVRMKIAASLDGKTALPDGRSQWITGPLARADGHHWRAQACAIVTGVGTVKEDDPSLNVREVLTQRQPWRVIVDSKLETPLTAKILNDVTATSGVIIMCASLSNPAIQEKAKAFQERGVEVVAMANEFGKVDLPKLFSYLAKERGMNEVHIESGFKLNGSMLREGCVDELLLYYAPFFMGEGIGMANVSTSSLDLRQDWRIMDQRLFGPDLRLRYIKN; this is encoded by the coding sequence ATGTACAGCGCAGTTGACCATCAATTTATGAGCGAGGCATTGGCCGAGGCTCAAAAAGCACTTTATCTATCAAACCCTAACCCAAGGGTGGGTTGCGTCATTGTCAAGGACGGCAAGATTATTGGGCGTGGATTTACGCAGCAAGTCGGCGGCCCTCATGCAGAAATTCAGGCTTTAGCTGATGCAAAGTCGCAAGGCATTGATCCCGCAGGCGCAACCATCTACGTCACATTGGAGCCCTGTAGCCACACTGGTAGAACACCGCCTTGTGTAGATGCTTTGGTTGCGGCCAAGCCTGCAAAAGTGATTGCTGCCATGCTCGACCCCAATCCTCTGGTATCAGGTACTGGGTTGGAGAGGCTGCAAGCCGCTGGTATTGAAGTGCAGTGCGGACTAATGGAGTCTGAAGCACAAACGTTGAATCGTGGATTTATTTCTAGAATGACGCGTGGCTTGCCGTGGGTCCGCATGAAAATCGCTGCAAGTCTCGATGGAAAAACGGCATTACCCGACGGACGTAGTCAATGGATTACCGGACCATTGGCTAGGGCTGATGGTCATCACTGGCGTGCTCAGGCTTGCGCTATTGTGACTGGCGTAGGAACCGTTAAAGAAGATGATCCCTCACTCAATGTGAGAGAGGTACTGACTCAGCGCCAACCGTGGCGCGTCATCGTTGACTCTAAATTAGAGACCCCGCTAACTGCCAAAATATTAAACGATGTGACTGCGACATCAGGTGTCATCATTATGTGCGCTAGCTTGAGTAACCCCGCCATTCAAGAAAAAGCCAAAGCATTTCAAGAGCGTGGCGTTGAGGTAGTTGCTATGGCTAATGAATTTGGCAAAGTCGATTTACCAAAGCTCTTCTCTTATCTTGCTAAAGAGCGCGGCATGAATGAGGTACACATTGAGTCAGGCTTTAAATTAAATGGCTCCATGCTCAGAGAAGGCTGTGTCGATGAGCTCTTGCTGTATTACGCCCCATTCTTCATGGGCGAAGGTATTGGCATGGCTAATGTGTCAACTTCATCATTAGATCTGCGTCAGGATTGGCGGATCATGGATCAGCGCTTGTTTGGACCTGATCTGCGCTTGAGATATATTAAGAACTAA
- a CDS encoding riboflavin synthase, translated as MFTGIITAVGQIQSAQAKGDGLHLIVEVPAGYLDDVALGDSIAIQGACMTATQFKGNTFALDISRESLNKTVGLDKVGPVNLEKAMRLNDRLGGHLVSGHVDGIGNVVHFSQVAQDAYGSWLLRIEAPKELAPFLAYKGSIVVNGVSLTVNKTEDNPSACIVDINLIPHTLQSTTLGKLQQGDAVNLEIDLIARYVARMLEAKAL; from the coding sequence ATGTTTACAGGAATCATTACTGCTGTCGGTCAAATTCAAAGCGCTCAAGCGAAGGGCGATGGTCTGCATTTAATCGTTGAGGTCCCTGCGGGCTACTTAGATGATGTTGCGCTCGGTGACAGTATTGCTATTCAGGGCGCATGTATGACGGCCACCCAATTTAAGGGCAATACATTTGCCTTGGATATTTCTCGTGAGTCACTTAATAAGACTGTTGGTCTAGATAAGGTTGGGCCAGTCAATTTAGAAAAAGCTATGCGTTTAAATGATCGTTTAGGTGGTCATTTGGTAAGCGGTCACGTAGATGGTATTGGCAACGTGGTGCACTTTTCTCAAGTGGCGCAAGATGCATATGGTTCTTGGTTACTTCGCATTGAAGCTCCAAAAGAATTAGCACCATTCCTGGCCTATAAAGGCTCTATCGTTGTGAATGGCGTGTCGTTGACGGTTAATAAAACTGAAGATAATCCAAGTGCCTGCATTGTTGACATCAACCTCATCCCTCATACACTGCAAAGTACTACTTTGGGTAAGTTGCAGCAGGGCGACGCCGTAAATCTCGAGATTGATTTAATTGCGCGTTATGTTGCGCGTATGCTGGAAGCTAAAGCCCTTTAA
- a CDS encoding type II toxin-antitoxin system RelE/ParE family toxin, with amino-acid sequence MQIYSLEFHVLALKEWHKLDNSIKAQFKKQLEKRVNNPRIESAKLHGDLDNYYKIKLKALGYRLVYEVIDRKLIILVIAIGKRNQEEVYRKASARK; translated from the coding sequence TTGCAGATCTATAGTCTTGAGTTTCACGTACTGGCTTTAAAAGAATGGCATAAATTAGATAACTCAATAAAAGCGCAATTTAAGAAGCAATTAGAAAAAAGAGTTAATAATCCTAGAATTGAATCGGCCAAACTTCATGGTGATTTAGATAATTACTACAAAATAAAACTGAAAGCCCTAGGTTATCGCCTGGTATACGAGGTTATCGATCGAAAATTGATTATTCTTGTCATCGCAATAGGCAAAAGAAATCAAGAAGAAGTCTATCGAAAAGCAAGTGCCAGAAAATGA
- a CDS encoding type II toxin-antitoxin system prevent-host-death family antitoxin has translation MNLTQTIHAKTTVSMTDLRRNPSKIMEIAGDLPVAVLNHNKPEAYLLSAKAYEALLELVDDAALIKTIQSRKGGKTVKVKLADL, from the coding sequence ATGAATCTGACACAAACAATTCACGCTAAAACTACGGTCAGCATGACCGATTTAAGGCGCAATCCAAGCAAAATAATGGAGATCGCCGGCGATCTTCCTGTTGCAGTTTTAAATCACAATAAACCTGAAGCGTACCTTCTATCGGCAAAAGCCTATGAGGCTTTACTTGAGTTGGTGGATGATGCCGCCCTTATTAAAACCATTCAATCCAGAAAAGGCGGCAAAACAGTAAAGGTAAAACTTGCAGATCTATAG
- the queC gene encoding 7-cyano-7-deazaguanine synthase QueC, giving the protein MSKLSAAFQNLAPRKPGAPAVILFSGGLDSTTVLALAKDLGYSPFALSVGYGQRHSSELAAAKHIAKQIGVIRHEVVNLDLTRFGGSALTDSSIAIPVTPGKDQEIPVTYVPARNTILLSLALGWAESLGGLDVFYGANAVDYSGYPDCRPEYVASFEHMANLATKAGVEAINDENRFRVHAPIINLSKSEIIQLGSTMGVDYSQTVSCYQANDLGEACGECESCRLRQAGFKQANVSDPTRYR; this is encoded by the coding sequence ATGTCTAAGCTGTCTGCTGCATTTCAGAATCTTGCACCACGCAAACCAGGTGCGCCTGCCGTTATCTTGTTTTCTGGGGGCCTAGACTCCACTACGGTCTTAGCTCTAGCCAAAGACTTGGGCTACTCGCCGTTCGCACTGTCAGTGGGCTATGGACAACGTCACTCTTCTGAGTTGGCAGCAGCAAAACACATCGCCAAACAAATTGGTGTCATTCGTCACGAGGTGGTCAATTTGGACCTCACTCGCTTTGGCGGATCCGCCTTAACAGACTCTTCTATTGCCATTCCAGTAACACCTGGCAAAGACCAAGAGATCCCCGTTACTTATGTACCAGCACGCAATACGATTTTGCTTTCACTCGCTTTAGGATGGGCAGAATCACTTGGTGGACTCGATGTTTTTTATGGCGCCAATGCCGTTGACTATTCAGGTTATCCAGACTGTCGCCCTGAGTATGTCGCCTCGTTTGAGCACATGGCTAACCTTGCAACGAAAGCAGGTGTAGAAGCCATCAATGATGAAAATCGCTTTAGGGTTCATGCCCCCATCATCAATTTAAGCAAATCTGAAATTATTCAATTAGGCAGCACTATGGGGGTTGATTACTCCCAAACAGTTTCTTGCTACCAAGCCAATGATTTAGGCGAAGCTTGCGGTGAATGTGAGTCCTGCCGTCTAAGGCAGGCAGGCTTTAAGCAAGCCAATGTGAGCGATCCTACTCGCTATCGATAA
- the ybgF gene encoding tol-pal system protein YbgF has protein sequence MKMFSHSAKQTLSRAFCLSATVIFLGASNSAWALFSDDEARKAILELRKTLATTQLELQGQIDKLKADNSELRGKIEELEKQGEDITSSQKTYYQDLDTRLGNFEPRTVTIEGVSGTVQPGEKKAYDDALKAFQAGNLKKADDGFSAFANKYSKSPYLPLALYWSGNSKYANKDYAGAISQLQSLIKKYPNHPRIPGAMVTLGNSQLENGNKTAAKKTFNEVISKYPDTEAAKDAQQLLSAIK, from the coding sequence ATGAAGATGTTTTCACACTCTGCAAAACAAACGCTCTCACGAGCGTTTTGTTTAAGTGCTACCGTCATTTTCTTAGGCGCATCCAATAGCGCCTGGGCGCTCTTTTCAGATGACGAAGCCCGCAAGGCCATCCTAGAGTTGCGCAAAACCTTGGCCACCACCCAATTGGAATTGCAAGGTCAGATTGACAAGCTCAAAGCAGATAATTCTGAGCTGCGCGGCAAAATCGAAGAGCTTGAAAAACAAGGTGAAGACATCACCAGCAGTCAGAAAACGTATTACCAAGATCTGGATACGCGCCTAGGTAATTTTGAGCCTCGCACGGTAACCATTGAAGGTGTCTCAGGCACAGTGCAACCTGGCGAGAAGAAAGCCTACGACGATGCCTTAAAAGCTTTTCAAGCGGGCAATCTTAAAAAGGCAGACGATGGATTTTCTGCATTTGCGAATAAATACTCTAAGAGCCCTTACTTGCCTCTAGCGCTGTATTGGAGCGGCAATAGCAAATACGCCAACAAAGATTACGCTGGCGCAATTAGCCAACTTCAAAGCCTGATTAAGAAATACCCTAATCACCCCCGTATTCCTGGTGCCATGGTGACATTAGGAAACTCTCAGCTTGAGAACGGTAATAAAACTGCCGCCAAGAAAACATTTAACGAAGTTATTTCTAAATATCCTGACACCGAAGCAGCAAAAGACGCGCAGCAACTGCTTTCTGCGATCAAGTAA
- the pal gene encoding peptidoglycan-associated lipoprotein Pal has translation MKISIARRAATFALIGATAFLMAACSSVKLDDTDGANGSGSGKFGSQPWNDPSSPLFEKSVYFGFDEYTVQTKYQKMLSAHASYLKANPKQKIIIQGNTDERGTAEYNLALGQRRSDAVRKSLNLMGVSDDQMEAVSFGKEKPKAEGDTEAAWAENRRADIVYITN, from the coding sequence ATGAAGATTTCTATCGCACGTCGCGCAGCGACATTTGCTCTCATCGGCGCCACAGCATTTTTGATGGCTGCATGTTCTAGCGTTAAATTAGATGACACTGATGGCGCTAATGGCAGTGGCAGCGGTAAGTTTGGCTCGCAGCCTTGGAATGATCCTAGCAGCCCATTGTTTGAGAAAAGTGTTTACTTTGGTTTTGACGAGTACACCGTTCAAACTAAATATCAAAAAATGTTGTCTGCTCATGCAAGTTACTTAAAAGCAAATCCAAAACAGAAGATCATCATTCAAGGTAACACTGATGAACGCGGCACTGCTGAGTACAACTTGGCATTAGGCCAACGTCGTTCTGATGCGGTTCGTAAATCTTTAAATTTGATGGGCGTTTCTGATGACCAAATGGAAGCCGTAAGCTTTGGTAAAGAAAAGCCTAAAGCTGAAGGTGATACTGAAGCAGCTTGGGCAGAAAATCGCCGCGCTGACATTGTTTACATCACGAACTAA